One Nicotiana tomentosiformis chromosome 4, ASM39032v3, whole genome shotgun sequence genomic window carries:
- the LOC138910256 gene encoding uncharacterized protein → MEADALANLGSSTEVQGSESRTVVQLMNSVLDTMRFGIPKEIACDNRPQFISVKVTKFLEDLKIKRITSSLYHPSANGQVESTNKVIIQNLKKRLEATKGNWPEELLGVLWAYRRTTKSSTGDTLFPCVRHISFDTGGSRGTNLKLEERRDWTHVRMAAQKQRMEQYYNRRANLRYFKVGDLVLRKRQKVYYEDNSNKISDAKASLVGD, encoded by the exons AtggaagcagatgcattggcaaaTTTGGGCTCATCAACGGAAGTCCAGGGATCAGAATCAAgaacggtagtacaactgatgaactcagtcttggatactatgag gtttggaataccaaaagagattgcaTGCGACAATAGGCCTCAATTTATCAGCgtaaaagttacaaagtttcttgaagatttgaagataaagaggattacCTCTTCACTTTATCATCCGAGCGCGAATGGTCAAgtagagtcaacaaacaaagtgattatacaaaatctaaagaaaaggttggaagcaacAAAAGGCAACTGGCCCGAAGAGTTACTTggggttctatgggcctaccgaagaACGACCAAGTCAAGCACGGGAGATAcccttttcccttgtgtacggcacataagctttgataccggtggaagtaggggaaccaaccTTAAG CTCGAGGAGCGCAGGGACTGGACGCATGTCAGAATGGCAGCTCAGAAGCAGAGAATGGAgcaatattataatcgaagagccaacctccgttatttcaaagtaggagacttggtcttgaggaag cgacAGAAAGTATACTACGAAGACAACAGCAATAAGATCTCCGATGCCAAGGCTTCACTCGTGGGCGATTAG